From Ignatzschineria sp. RMDPL8A, a single genomic window includes:
- the rluB gene encoding 23S rRNA pseudouridine(2605) synthase RluB: MTERLQKVLANQGFGSRREIEGWIEEGKIKVNGEVAKLGCQVDGTETIHINDRLVTLKPLDSLERRVLLYYKPEGEISTRHDPEGRRTIFESLPKINNGRWISVGRLDINTQGLLLVTNDGELAHRLMHPSHEIEREYAVRVIGEFTDEMAENMKNGVEFEDGLSKFEEILWSGGTGANFWYHVTVKGGKNREVRRLWESQGLMVSRLIRIRYGNVELPRHLKAGQFVDIDDDVLKELVESVELEHVPTKKRSEKDERVRSKPRRVGRQQQERRRGDRPERGERGERNDRFDRSDRPRGDRQARPNRSDRNDRNERSDRNDRNERPNRSDRPSRDDRSNRSQRDDRDNRSQNRSERPSRDRNSGNSGKPRRRS; encoded by the coding sequence ATGACTGAACGTCTACAGAAAGTTCTTGCTAACCAAGGCTTTGGTTCTCGCCGTGAAATTGAAGGCTGGATTGAAGAAGGCAAGATCAAAGTTAATGGTGAAGTGGCGAAGCTCGGTTGCCAAGTGGATGGCACCGAAACCATTCATATTAATGACCGTCTAGTGACTCTAAAACCACTCGACTCCCTTGAGCGCCGTGTGCTTCTCTACTATAAACCTGAAGGTGAAATCTCAACGCGCCACGATCCTGAAGGTCGTCGCACCATTTTTGAGAGCCTCCCAAAAATCAATAACGGCCGCTGGATCTCCGTCGGTCGTCTCGATATCAATACGCAAGGATTATTGCTCGTCACCAACGACGGCGAACTTGCGCACCGTTTAATGCACCCTTCTCACGAAATCGAGCGTGAATATGCGGTCCGCGTCATTGGTGAATTCACTGATGAGATGGCGGAAAACATGAAAAACGGGGTGGAATTTGAAGATGGTCTCTCAAAATTTGAGGAGATCTTATGGTCCGGCGGTACGGGCGCAAACTTCTGGTATCACGTCACCGTTAAAGGTGGGAAAAACCGTGAAGTTCGTCGTCTTTGGGAATCGCAAGGCCTCATGGTCTCTCGCCTTATTCGAATTCGTTATGGCAATGTGGAATTACCGCGCCATCTTAAAGCGGGTCAATTTGTCGATATCGATGATGATGTGTTAAAAGAGCTGGTTGAATCGGTGGAGCTTGAGCATGTACCGACCAAAAAACGTTCCGAGAAAGATGAGCGCGTGCGTTCAAAACCTCGTCGCGTAGGCCGTCAGCAACAAGAACGTCGTCGCGGAGATCGACCAGAACGTGGAGAGCGCGGCGAGCGAAATGATCGCTTTGACCGTAGCGACCGCCCCCGTGGAGATCGTCAAGCCCGTCCAAATCGTTCGGATCGAAATGACAGAAATGAACGCAGTGACAGAAATGATCGCAATGAACGCCCGAACCGTTCAGATCGCCCAAGTCGTGATGATCGTTCAAACCGTTCACAGCGCGATGACCGTGATAATCGTAGCCAAAACCGCTCTGAGCGTCCCAGCCGTGATCGGAACTCAGGCAACTCAGGTAAACCGCGTCGCCGTTCATAA
- a CDS encoding response regulator, whose translation MLQKNNKILLVDDDKEFTALLGEHLSRDGFNVSVAHDGKEALVLIDEDDYHLCILDVMMPRLNGIETLKVIHQKYPAMPVIMLTAKSEPIDRVVGLELGADDYVSKPAEPHELSARIKAVLRRTYKTFDDDEESQNDKIDWDDNKRLFYIHGEEVLLTGIEYEVLKVLATNLGEVVSKEEISEIALQRTLKPFDRSLDVHISNIRKKISELGITIKSVRGRGYQLIL comes from the coding sequence ATGTTACAGAAAAATAATAAAATACTTCTCGTTGACGACGATAAAGAATTTACCGCCCTACTAGGTGAGCATTTATCTCGCGATGGATTCAATGTTTCCGTGGCCCACGATGGGAAAGAAGCACTGGTATTAATCGATGAAGACGACTATCACCTCTGTATTTTAGATGTGATGATGCCCCGCCTTAATGGAATTGAGACACTTAAAGTGATCCATCAAAAATATCCTGCGATGCCGGTCATTATGCTTACCGCAAAATCAGAGCCGATCGATCGGGTGGTCGGTCTTGAGCTTGGTGCGGATGACTACGTCTCAAAACCCGCTGAACCCCATGAGCTAAGCGCCCGCATTAAAGCGGTGTTACGCCGTACTTATAAAACCTTTGACGATGATGAAGAATCGCAGAATGATAAGATCGATTGGGACGATAATAAACGACTTTTTTACATTCACGGTGAAGAAGTGTTACTCACCGGCATCGAATATGAAGTTTTAAAAGTCCTTGCCACGAACTTAGGCGAGGTGGTCTCAAAAGAGGAGATCTCTGAAATTGCACTGCAACGAACCCTTAAACCCTTTGATCGTAGCCTAGATGTGCATATTTCTAACATTCGTAAAAAAATTAGCGAACTCGGCATCACCATTAAAAGTGTCCGTGGACGCGGGTACCAATTGATCCTTTAA
- the plsY gene encoding glycerol-3-phosphate 1-O-acyltransferase PlsY produces the protein MNLLLPALIFLISYLAGSISSAIIVCRAFGLPDPRTTGSNNPGATNVMRLGGKKAAIITLVGDLLKGLIPVAIVNLLALSPLALALSALGAFLGHLFPIFFGFKGGKGVATAFGAILGLSPLVALCAFGTWILVFLTTKISSLSALTAAVLAPLFLYLFKAPFEIVIVVIMMDLLLIYRHKANISRLLKGEEGKMNLKK, from the coding sequence ATGAATTTACTGCTTCCCGCGCTGATCTTTTTGATTAGCTATCTTGCTGGCTCCATCTCTTCGGCGATTATTGTCTGCCGCGCCTTTGGACTGCCCGATCCCCGTACAACCGGATCAAATAACCCAGGCGCCACCAATGTTATGCGTCTTGGCGGGAAAAAAGCAGCGATTATTACTCTCGTTGGCGACCTTCTCAAAGGACTTATTCCCGTTGCGATCGTCAATCTCTTAGCGCTATCACCGCTTGCGCTCGCGCTCTCGGCACTTGGGGCATTTTTAGGCCACCTCTTCCCGATCTTTTTTGGATTTAAAGGCGGAAAAGGCGTAGCAACCGCATTTGGGGCGATTTTAGGTTTAAGTCCTCTTGTGGCGCTTTGCGCTTTTGGAACGTGGATTCTCGTATTTCTGACCACAAAAATCTCATCGCTCTCCGCCCTTACCGCGGCTGTGTTAGCGCCCCTTTTTCTCTATCTCTTTAAAGCCCCCTTTGAAATCGTTATTGTGGTGATTATGATGGATCTTCTCCTCATCTATCGCCATAAAGCCAATATCTCGCGCCTTCTCAAAGGGGAAGAGGGAAAAATGAATTTGAAAAAATAG
- a CDS encoding ATP-binding protein has product MIFFRSYFHKVWFSTAFLLIILMVIGQGAYILSLDKVERDWSKLFRSELLQPTIEIVQITEDHGIKAGRDYIKSINREKNFILTNVDVNRPERRDESVRLSNHQAVIFFYFMDENRNPILLEIRNDQRISQFFSSTIGGFVLRTIPLILLSFILTFFWVRRFSQPLEEFSSYVKRISDGEMNVRIPERLTHQANEVGDLAVHFNYMIDNIAELQENQKRLLSDIAHELRSPLSRQKLALTLLQDPKVQNDSDAFYQYIDRAEMEADRLNELINEVMVYLREGRNSQEVITLEKLSLTSMLESIIEDANFEFSQENRSIEAYLPSNIFIKGDYIRLERAIENIIRNALFYTHENTRVFVSLQIIRHYAVIDVIDDGDGVPAEHIPFITKPFYRTDEARNQRQGGYGLGLAITQEIIECHHGSIEFKNHEHKGLQVTIKLPLLQEGVSSADPEPKTETETP; this is encoded by the coding sequence ATGATCTTTTTTCGTTCATACTTCCATAAAGTCTGGTTTTCCACCGCCTTTTTGCTCATCATTTTGATGGTCATCGGTCAAGGCGCCTACATTCTCTCCCTAGACAAAGTTGAGCGGGACTGGAGTAAACTCTTTCGCTCAGAACTTCTTCAACCAACGATCGAAATTGTACAAATTACTGAAGATCACGGCATCAAGGCCGGTCGCGATTATATTAAATCGATCAATCGTGAAAAAAACTTCATTCTCACCAATGTCGATGTCAATCGCCCTGAACGCCGTGATGAATCGGTACGATTAAGTAATCACCAAGCGGTCATCTTTTTCTACTTTATGGATGAGAATCGAAACCCTATTCTCCTTGAGATTCGTAACGATCAGCGCATTTCACAATTTTTTAGCTCCACCATAGGGGGCTTTGTCCTGCGAACGATTCCGCTTATTTTATTAAGTTTTATCCTCACCTTTTTCTGGGTACGTCGCTTTAGCCAACCGTTAGAAGAATTTTCAAGTTATGTTAAGCGCATCAGCGATGGCGAGATGAATGTACGGATTCCCGAGCGCCTCACCCATCAGGCCAACGAAGTTGGGGACCTTGCGGTGCACTTTAACTACATGATCGATAACATTGCCGAGTTGCAAGAGAATCAGAAAAGGCTTCTATCGGACATTGCTCACGAATTAAGATCCCCACTATCGCGACAAAAATTGGCGCTCACACTTCTGCAAGATCCGAAAGTGCAAAACGATTCTGATGCGTTTTATCAATATATCGATCGTGCCGAAATGGAAGCCGATCGCCTCAATGAACTCATTAACGAAGTGATGGTTTATCTCCGTGAAGGGCGCAATAGTCAAGAGGTAATTACGCTCGAAAAGCTCTCGCTCACCTCCATGCTCGAGTCGATTATCGAGGATGCGAACTTTGAATTTTCACAAGAAAACCGCTCCATCGAGGCCTATCTGCCGAGCAATATTTTTATCAAAGGCGATTACATTCGCTTAGAGCGTGCCATTGAGAATATCATCCGCAACGCCCTTTTCTACACCCATGAAAATACCCGTGTCTTTGTGTCGCTACAGATTATCCGCCATTATGCCGTGATCGATGTGATTGACGACGGCGATGGCGTGCCGGCGGAACACATTCCCTTTATCACCAAACCCTTTTATCGTACCGATGAAGCGCGCAATCAGCGCCAAGGGGGCTACGGGCTTGGGCTTGCCATCACCCAAGAGATTATCGAGTGCCATCATGGCTCAATCGAATTTAAAAACCATGAACATAAGGGGCTTCAAGTCACCATTAAGTTACCTCTTTTACAAGAAGGCGTTAGCTCTGCGGACCCCGAGCCTAAAACAGAGACAGAGACGCCGTAA
- a CDS encoding ABC transporter ATP-binding protein: MASTPALKISQLRKEYSNGKVALKGIDLEVEEGDFYALLGPNGAGKSTTIGIITDLVEPTAGDVEVFGHSIRTDKHAAKALIGLVPQEFNFNQFEPVEEIIINQGGYYGISRTEARRKAHRLLDLLDLSDKRKVMARELSGGMKRRLMIARALVHDPKLLILDEPTAGVDIEIRRQTWELMRRVNDDGTTIILTTHYLEEAEQMCNNIAIINHGEIIHKSSMDALLRQLQSESFILNLRETPTELPEMAGITLKALNDLTLEAEVHKPHTISDLFAGLVSKNIHVESMRNKANRLEELFLRMTQKDN, encoded by the coding sequence ATGGCATCCACACCTGCACTAAAAATTAGTCAGTTACGCAAAGAGTATAGTAATGGGAAAGTTGCCCTCAAAGGAATTGATCTAGAAGTGGAGGAAGGGGATTTCTACGCGCTCTTAGGCCCTAATGGCGCCGGGAAATCCACCACCATCGGAATTATTACCGATCTTGTCGAGCCCACCGCGGGCGATGTTGAGGTATTTGGCCACAGCATTCGCACCGATAAACATGCGGCAAAAGCCTTGATTGGTCTCGTTCCACAAGAATTTAACTTTAACCAGTTTGAGCCGGTTGAAGAGATCATTATTAACCAAGGGGGATACTACGGTATTTCACGCACCGAGGCGCGCCGAAAAGCGCATCGTCTGCTTGATCTCCTCGATCTGAGTGATAAACGTAAAGTGATGGCTCGCGAGCTTTCAGGCGGAATGAAACGCCGTTTGATGATTGCTCGTGCGCTCGTTCACGACCCAAAACTCTTAATTTTAGACGAACCCACTGCCGGCGTTGATATTGAAATTCGTCGTCAAACGTGGGAATTGATGCGCCGTGTGAACGATGATGGCACCACCATTATCCTAACGACGCACTACCTTGAAGAAGCGGAACAGATGTGTAATAACATCGCCATCATCAATCATGGTGAGATTATTCACAAAAGCAGTATGGATGCGCTGTTACGCCAACTTCAGTCGGAAAGTTTTATCCTCAATCTGCGTGAAACGCCTACTGAACTGCCGGAAATGGCAGGCATTACGCTCAAAGCGCTCAATGATCTGACGCTCGAAGCGGAGGTGCATAAACCGCATACCATTAGCGATCTTTTTGCCGGACTTGTGAGTAAAAATATTCACGTTGAGTCGATGCGCAATAAAGCTAATCGTTTAGAGGAACTCTTCTTGCGGATGACGCAGAAAGATAATTAA
- a CDS encoding ATP-dependent DNA helicase: protein MSKHPNAITSFFGPDGELSQVISGYEPREQQIEMAERVYQAINSSETLVVEAGTGTGKTFAYLVPALLSDAKVLVSTGTKHLQDQLFEKDIPLIRSLIKKPISTSLLKGRANYACLYRIQSVRSRGRFENKKQVEQFYKIERFANQDIHGDLTQLSGITEHGLWPQVTSTTENCLHNECPNFEDCFVFKARKKAMESDIVVINHHLLCADFSLKNEGFGEILPDVDVIIIDEAHQLAETASLFFSTQLSTKQFQDWVDDLNRAIAVEAPDFSGHDTACDALFKKITDLRRALPQVNQRFALAEFEANPIITTLYSDIHSVLETLVTITKPLASRHTVFTKMIDRIEELTLRWKRLLLATEENKNAINWLETYTFHVGFNSTPLDISDHFRQNSQKLQASWIFTSATLAVRDDFNYFCRPLGLSTENTLKLDSPFDYPRISLLYHPPGLPNPSDANFLPEMIEASLPVIDAAKGRTFILFTSYRALNEAHTLLKDRTEYPLFVQGEMPKMALIEAFREAGNGILLGTMSFWEGVDVKGDALACVIIEKFPFASPGDPIEQAKIDLLRSQDKNPFMLYQLPRAIISLKQGVGRLIRDPSDYGVLVIADPRLSTKRYGVQFLNSLPPMTKTLKEERVYRFFDYMEKKRQTSD from the coding sequence ATGAGCAAACACCCAAACGCGATCACCTCCTTTTTCGGCCCCGACGGCGAATTGAGCCAAGTTATTTCCGGCTATGAGCCGCGCGAGCAACAGATCGAAATGGCGGAACGCGTCTATCAAGCGATCAATTCGAGCGAGACACTCGTTGTTGAAGCGGGAACCGGAACCGGAAAAACCTTCGCCTATCTCGTCCCCGCCCTTCTCTCCGATGCAAAAGTCCTCGTCTCAACGGGAACTAAGCATCTGCAAGACCAGCTCTTTGAGAAAGATATTCCCCTCATTCGCTCGCTGATTAAAAAACCGATTAGCACAAGCCTTCTAAAGGGACGCGCCAACTATGCTTGCCTCTATCGCATTCAATCGGTGCGCAGTCGTGGGCGCTTTGAAAATAAAAAACAGGTGGAGCAATTTTATAAGATTGAGCGCTTTGCCAATCAAGACATTCATGGCGATCTTACCCAGCTTTCCGGCATTACCGAGCACGGGCTCTGGCCACAGGTGACCTCAACGACGGAAAATTGCCTCCATAATGAGTGCCCAAACTTTGAGGATTGTTTTGTCTTTAAAGCGCGTAAAAAGGCGATGGAATCGGATATCGTGGTGATTAACCATCACTTACTCTGCGCCGACTTTTCTCTTAAAAACGAGGGATTTGGCGAAATCTTACCGGATGTTGATGTAATTATTATCGACGAGGCCCATCAATTAGCGGAAACCGCGAGCCTCTTCTTTAGTACGCAACTCTCCACCAAACAATTTCAAGATTGGGTAGATGATCTTAATCGCGCCATTGCCGTGGAAGCACCGGATTTTAGCGGACACGATACCGCGTGCGATGCGCTGTTTAAAAAGATTACCGATCTACGCCGTGCGCTTCCGCAAGTGAACCAACGTTTTGCTCTCGCAGAATTTGAAGCGAACCCCATCATCACAACGCTCTATAGCGACATTCATTCAGTGCTTGAAACACTGGTCACGATCACAAAGCCCCTTGCCTCACGCCATACGGTGTTTACCAAAATGATCGATCGGATTGAGGAGTTAACGCTCCGCTGGAAGCGTCTTCTTCTTGCAACTGAAGAGAATAAAAATGCCATCAATTGGCTTGAAACTTATACCTTTCATGTGGGCTTTAATTCAACCCCGCTCGATATCTCCGATCATTTCCGCCAAAATAGCCAAAAACTGCAAGCAAGCTGGATTTTCACCTCTGCGACCCTTGCCGTTCGCGATGATTTTAACTATTTTTGTCGCCCGCTCGGGCTTTCCACCGAGAATACCTTAAAGCTCGATAGTCCCTTTGATTATCCGCGCATTTCGCTCCTCTATCATCCGCCGGGACTTCCCAATCCAAGCGATGCCAATTTCCTACCGGAGATGATTGAAGCCTCGCTCCCGGTGATCGATGCCGCTAAAGGGCGCACCTTTATTCTCTTTACCAGTTATCGCGCGCTCAATGAGGCGCATACACTCTTAAAAGATCGCACCGAATACCCGCTCTTTGTCCAAGGAGAGATGCCGAAGATGGCACTCATCGAGGCCTTTCGTGAAGCGGGCAATGGGATTTTGCTTGGCACCATGAGCTTTTGGGAAGGGGTGGACGTTAAAGGCGATGCCCTTGCTTGCGTGATTATCGAGAAATTCCCCTTTGCCTCACCTGGCGACCCGATTGAGCAAGCGAAAATTGATCTGCTTCGCAGTCAGGATAAAAACCCTTTTATGCTCTATCAACTGCCGCGCGCGATTATTTCGCTCAAACAAGGGGTCGGACGATTGATTCGTGACCCGAGCGATTATGGTGTGCTTGTGATAGCCGATCCGCGTCTTTCCACAAAACGATATGGCGTTCAATTTCTCAATAGTCTGCCGCCGATGACCAAAACCCTTAAAGAGGAACGGGTCTATCGTTTTTTTGACTATATGGAAAAAAAGCGTCAAACTAGCGACTAA
- a CDS encoding VacJ family lipoprotein: MKSLIKLTSLLVAGIVLAACAGTPHNPHDPYEGYNRNVYAFNTAFDKAISKPVAEGYKFVVPQTVRTGFGNAFSNLGDTRTAVIDLTQGQFVGALESVHRFVFNSTFGILGLIDLTESFNLPAKHTNDFGTTLAKMGWKNSNYFVIPFLGPSTPRDGWGVVGDLFATPHNYMLNKYASAGLTVAGLVHLRSELLDVDSVTKKAALDPYVFQREAFMQYRTETLRKRGVTMPDHDQYVDYGDDDDEMSISDLARKRNQASNDDEDDYDNLSLSDLARMKNQ; the protein is encoded by the coding sequence ATGAAATCATTGATTAAACTCACCTCTTTATTGGTCGCCGGCATCGTGCTCGCGGCCTGTGCGGGCACTCCGCATAATCCTCACGACCCGTACGAAGGGTATAACCGCAATGTCTACGCCTTTAATACCGCGTTTGATAAAGCGATTAGTAAACCGGTGGCAGAAGGGTATAAATTTGTCGTACCGCAAACCGTTCGTACTGGATTTGGTAACGCGTTTAGCAACTTAGGCGATACGCGCACTGCCGTGATTGATCTGACCCAAGGGCAATTTGTGGGCGCGCTTGAGAGCGTTCACCGTTTTGTCTTTAACTCAACTTTCGGGATCTTAGGCCTGATTGATTTAACGGAAAGCTTTAACCTTCCGGCAAAACATACCAACGATTTTGGGACAACCCTTGCAAAAATGGGCTGGAAAAACAGTAACTATTTCGTGATTCCCTTCTTAGGCCCTTCAACCCCTCGTGATGGCTGGGGCGTCGTCGGCGATCTCTTTGCAACACCGCACAACTATATGCTTAATAAATACGCAAGTGCAGGACTCACCGTTGCGGGACTTGTTCACCTACGAAGCGAACTGCTTGATGTGGATTCTGTGACGAAAAAAGCAGCGCTCGACCCGTATGTTTTCCAACGAGAAGCCTTTATGCAATATCGTACCGAAACCTTGCGTAAACGCGGCGTTACCATGCCCGATCACGATCAATATGTCGATTACGGCGATGACGATGATGAGATGTCGATCTCTGATCTCGCGCGAAAACGCAATCAAGCGAGCAATGATGATGAGGACGATTACGACAATCTCTCTTTAAGTGACCTTGCCCGGATGAAGAACCAATAA
- a CDS encoding ABC transporter permease, with protein sequence MNRNYWTAFYTILTKEFYRFIRIWPQTLLPPVITTILYFLIFGKIIGDRVGDMAEGIGYAQYIAPGLIMMTVISNSYANVVSSFFSAKYSRHIEELLISPIPNLVIIAGYVGGGVARGFSVGLIVTAVTLFFVDLNIHSIPLMLSIFILTSLVFSLAGLINAIFARHFDDISIIPTFILTPLTYLGGVFYSVALLPEPWQSISYFNPILYMVNAFRYSILSVSDINITTALVLLGVFFVALFSLALTLLNRGIGLKS encoded by the coding sequence ATGAATAGAAATTATTGGACCGCGTTTTACACCATTTTGACGAAGGAGTTTTACCGCTTCATTCGCATCTGGCCTCAAACGCTTCTTCCTCCGGTGATCACCACCATTCTCTACTTTCTGATTTTCGGAAAGATCATTGGCGATCGCGTCGGTGATATGGCGGAAGGGATCGGCTACGCGCAATATATCGCACCGGGACTCATTATGATGACGGTGATTAGTAACAGCTACGCCAACGTCGTCTCCTCCTTTTTTAGTGCGAAATATAGCCGGCATATCGAGGAATTGCTCATCTCGCCGATTCCCAATTTAGTCATTATTGCAGGCTATGTTGGCGGCGGAGTAGCCCGCGGGTTTTCCGTGGGATTGATTGTGACTGCAGTGACGCTCTTTTTTGTGGATCTTAACATTCACAGTATTCCGCTTATGTTATCGATCTTTATTCTCACCTCGCTCGTCTTTTCACTTGCGGGGTTGATTAATGCGATTTTTGCGCGCCATTTTGATGATATCTCCATCATTCCGACCTTTATTTTAACGCCGCTTACCTATCTTGGTGGGGTGTTCTATTCGGTCGCGCTCTTACCTGAGCCATGGCAGTCGATCTCATATTTTAACCCCATTCTCTACATGGTTAATGCGTTCCGCTACAGCATTTTAAGCGTTTCCGACATCAATATCACCACAGCACTTGTGCTCTTAGGGGTGTTTTTTGTCGCGCTCTTTAGCCTCGCACTGACCCTCTTAAATCGTGGGATTGGCCTTAAATCTTAA
- the rpoN gene encoding RNA polymerase factor sigma-54, whose product MKLQTRLAIKQRLAMTQGLQQAIRILQLNQQDLQLEINEFLDSNIMLEYDYERDQEPLESLEEHFEEKSGDESLDFDEEGSVTVETDWDYYSGGETSYSTGPDEENDPLNQLTEAHRTTVHEDLLWQLEVSQFTERERTIGKCIISEINHEGYFLTSLYEIKEWLETVYADITIAEMEAVLKRIQAFEPSGIAARSVEESLVNQINDLTPRPYWADHAVTLLEKGKKDLERLNIPKLRRLLGIDEELLRVILGELQRLDPKPGYKIGGSNVGGIRPEIIVTLDGRLINVALNDEVVPKLRINKEYATIAKFANEDGSMLRTHLSDAQGFIRSIHSRFDTMLMVAEEIVRFQRAFFFEGASAIRPLQLKDIADRLDFSESTISRAVNGKYMLCPTGTYELKFFFSNQVALSSADGDEDASAVAIRAELQKIIDQENPEKPYSDAKLVTLLEEHGYKIARRTVAKYRDVLGIPSSTDRKSFAKRDEIIE is encoded by the coding sequence ATGAAGTTACAGACACGGTTAGCGATAAAGCAGCGCCTTGCAATGACCCAAGGGTTGCAGCAAGCGATTCGCATTTTACAGCTCAATCAGCAAGATCTTCAGCTAGAGATTAATGAGTTTCTCGACTCTAATATCATGCTTGAGTATGACTACGAGCGCGACCAAGAGCCTCTTGAGTCGCTTGAAGAACATTTTGAAGAAAAAAGTGGTGATGAGAGCCTTGATTTTGATGAAGAGGGCAGCGTCACTGTCGAGACCGATTGGGATTATTATTCCGGCGGTGAGACGAGCTATAGCACAGGGCCTGATGAGGAGAATGATCCGCTCAATCAATTGACGGAAGCCCATCGGACTACGGTGCACGAGGATCTTTTGTGGCAACTCGAAGTGAGTCAATTTACCGAGCGTGAACGTACGATTGGTAAGTGCATTATTAGTGAAATTAATCACGAGGGCTACTTTTTAACCTCGCTCTATGAGATTAAAGAGTGGCTCGAGACAGTCTATGCGGATATCACCATTGCTGAGATGGAAGCGGTGTTAAAACGGATTCAAGCCTTTGAACCTTCCGGCATTGCCGCACGTTCGGTGGAAGAGAGTTTGGTCAATCAGATTAATGATCTCACCCCGCGCCCTTATTGGGCCGATCATGCCGTGACGCTCCTTGAAAAAGGTAAAAAAGATCTTGAACGCCTCAATATTCCAAAATTACGCCGTCTTTTAGGGATTGATGAAGAGCTGCTCCGCGTGATTTTAGGAGAGTTGCAACGCCTTGATCCCAAACCGGGTTATAAAATTGGCGGATCAAACGTTGGTGGGATTCGCCCTGAAATTATTGTCACCCTCGATGGACGCTTGATTAATGTGGCGCTCAACGATGAGGTAGTGCCGAAACTTCGCATCAATAAAGAGTATGCCACCATTGCGAAATTTGCCAATGAAGATGGCTCGATGCTCCGCACCCATTTAAGCGATGCGCAGGGCTTTATCCGCAGTATTCATAGCCGCTTTGATACGATGCTGATGGTAGCCGAAGAGATTGTGCGTTTTCAGCGGGCATTTTTCTTTGAAGGGGCGAGTGCAATTCGTCCGCTGCAACTCAAAGACATTGCCGATCGTTTGGATTTTAGTGAATCGACCATTTCGCGCGCGGTAAACGGTAAATATATGCTCTGCCCGACGGGGACTTATGAGCTTAAATTCTTTTTTTCCAATCAAGTGGCGCTCTCAAGTGCTGACGGGGATGAAGATGCCTCAGCGGTGGCGATTCGTGCAGAATTGCAGAAAATTATCGATCAAGAAAACCCTGAAAAGCCCTATAGCGACGCGAAACTGGTGACACTCTTAGAAGAGCATGGTTATAAAATTGCGCGCCGTACCGTGGCAAAATATCGCGATGTGTTAGGAATTCCAAGTTCCACCGATCGTAAAAGCTTTGCAAAGCGTGATGAGATTATTGAGTGA